In the genome of Vicia villosa cultivar HV-30 ecotype Madison, WI linkage group LG7, Vvil1.0, whole genome shotgun sequence, one region contains:
- the LOC131617348 gene encoding uncharacterized protein LOC131617348, which produces MSVAFTNLSWWLWSGKHQESRIPKGGSKNSSTDLNMLESEVMRFPLVQANIGSSSRKVKRKWNSREERKVDREYDVVLVPSDGGCVSGSESDDSDWSIGWLEPHGPGFPSDDETDNSFAVLVPCYGRDYGRIQEDTKANLLDGVGVFLDSYSDESKKYVENWLSSLRNT; this is translated from the exons ATGTCGGTGGCGTTCACGAATCTCTCGTGGTGGTTATGGAGTGGAAAGCATCAAGAATCAAGGATTCCGAAGGGGGGTTCGAAAAACTCTTCGACGGATTTGAACATGTTGGAATCTGAGGTGATGAGATTTCCTTTGGTTCAAGCGAACATTGGTTCGTCGTCGAGGAAGGTGAAGAGAAAATGGAATAGTAGGGAGGAGAGGAAAGTGGATAGGGAATATGATGTTGTTCTTGTTCCATCTGATGGTGGATGTGTTTCGGGTTCGGAATCGGATGATTCTGATTGGTCTATTGGATGGTTGGAACCTCATGGACCTGGTTTTCCAAGTGATGATGAAACTGATAATAGTTTTGCAGTGTTGGTTCCTTGTTATGGAAGAGATTATGGTAGGATTCAAGAGGATACTAAAGCTAACTTACTCGATGGTGTTGGAGTTTTTTTGGACAGTTATTCTGATG AAAGCAAGAAATATGTGGAAAACTGGCTATCATCTCTTCGAAACACTTGA
- the LOC131620670 gene encoding kinesin-like protein KIN-4C isoform X2: MEHTETSAKNPDSTQCVRVAVNIRPLITAELLHGCTNCITVPPGEPQVQIGTHAFTYDFVYGSTGSPSSAIYDDCVAPLVDALFHGYNATVLAYGQTGSGKTYTMGTNYNGEDSAGGVIPQVMRTIFNRVKDIKDESSELLIRVSFIEIFKEEVYDLLDPNSSKGELAGNAKFSGPARVPIQIRETYSGGITLAGVTEPEVKTKEEMSSYLSRGSMSRATGSTNMNSQSSRSHAIFTITMEQKNGDDVLCAKLHLVDLAGSERAKRTGADGMRLKEGIHINKGLLTLGNVISALGDEKKRKEGGHVPYRDSKLTRLLQDSLGGNSKTVMIACVSPADTNVEETLNTLKYANRARNIQNKAIINRDPMGAQQQRLQSRIDQLEAELLCFKGLGGGPFEEIQILKHKVSLLEASNAELQRELHARGQICESLKQRACDAQVEKDQLMVKIEAARNGKSWDEIDSSSSQECDLMKSYVSKIHDLEEELLRLKNLNVKSSNFPDWADSDDLEFQSKSGLFAGGNEYSSDCDVKPVGITDDVETVDVREKELEHSSAQEKLDRELKELDKKLEQKEAEMKLVNNASVLKQHYEKKLLELEHEKKYLQREIEELKSTSGDSTHKLKEEYLQKLNALESQVSELKKKQDAQAHLLRQKQKGDEAAKKLQDEIQRIKSQKVQLQHKIKQESEQFRLWKASREKEVLQLKKEGRKNEYERHKLLALNQRTKMVLQRKTEEASLATKRLKELLESRKASSRETGISGPGIQALMKAIEHELEVTVRVHEVRSEYQRQMEVRAEMAKESARLKEEAETMKLNNPSGVSMSPAARSSRIFALDNMLATSSTTLVSMASQLSEAEERERVFSGKGRWNQVRSLADAKNLMNYLFNLASTSRCSLREKEFICRDKDMEISYLKEKIVSLRGSIEQLKMQRDGLDHQLNLMRSDSMRNSGYYVGGHPYDLRKLENRRSTIEDMEIYMEISDEDEVADATDDEWTESAKPNGKKRKSKSGEHSTIEKNHSNVSSDDVKDISTEAPDAPSVKTASDVCCSCSKSSSCKTSKCMCRATGVGCGSSCSCRESKCANRGGSSSNELQQVTENDSGSDEANKNRLLATQGAELLQGALIEGPPETKNGNAPRKALSDIGNALPKSNATKGNERKKWRNSSVVLVTEPPPSSSLPGDSDVPKKEKTNISEANVYVDIPQKMHPPKFENASMPPKPEVNDTKIPLRIPRAMQKQGSLSTILPLGDRNASKQDESIKKEPEVDATIPIRQKRTFAKENNEL, translated from the exons ATGGAGCACACTGAAACGAGCGCCAAGAATCCAGATTCAACGCAATGCGTTCGAGTCGCGGTGAACATTCGACCTCTTATTACGGCTGAACTTCTTCACGGATGCACCAATTGCATCACTGTTCCTCCCGGTGAACCTCAG GTGCAAATTGGGACACATGCGTTTACCTATGATTTTGTGTATGGTAGTACGGGATCTCCATCTTCAGCCATATATGATGACTGTGTGGCTCCGCTAGTTGATGCGCTGTTTCATGGATACAATGCGACTGTTCTTGCTTATGGCCAG ACTGGATCTGGTAAGACCTACACGATGGGAACGAATTATAATGGAGAGGATAGTGCTGGTGGAGTTATACCCCAGGTGATGAGAACAATATTCAACCGGGTTAAGGATATCAAAGACGAGTCATCTGAGCTTTTAATCCGGGTATCTTTTATTGAG aTTTTCAAGGAAGAGGTATATGATCTGCTGGATCCTAATTCTTCTAAAGGAGAATTAGCTGGAAATGCGAAGTTTTCCGGGCCAGCTAGAGTTCCAATTCAAATTAGGGAGACTTATAGTGGGGGGATAACCCTGGCTGGTGTGACAGAGCCAGAAGTCAAGACTAAAGAAGAAATGTCTTCTTATCTATCTCGTGGTTCCATGTCACGTGCAACCGGGAGTACAAACATGAACAGTCAGTCAAG TCGTTCACATGCAATATTCACCATCACAATGGAACAGAAGAATGGTGACGATGTCTTATGTGCAAAGTTACATCTAGTTGATCTTGCTGGTTCTGAACGAGCAAAAAGAACTGGGGCAGATGGAATGAGATTAAAAGAAG GAATTCATATCAACAAGGGATTGTTGACTCTTGGAAATGTAATAAGTGCGCTGGGGGATGAAAAAAAACGAAAAGAAGGAGGTCACGTACCGTACAGAGATAGCAAGTTAACACGACTATTGCAG GATTCTCTTGGAGGGAACAGCAAAACGGTGATGATAG CTTGTGTTAGTCCCGCAGACACCAATGTTGAAGAGACATTGAATACATTAAAGTATGCAAATCGCGCGCGAAACATACAGAACAAGGCAATT ATTAATCGTGATCCAATGGGCGCCCAGCAGCAAAGACTGCAAAGCCGTATTGACCAATTAGAGGCTGAACTTCTATGTTTTAAAGGTCTTGGTGGTGGACCATTTGAGGAAATTCAG ATCCTCAAACACAAGGTATCCTTACTCGAAGCAAGCAATGCAGAGCTACAGCGCGAGCTTCATGCACGTGGACAAATCTGTGAGAGTTTAAAACAGCGTGCCTGTGATGCTCAG GTGGAGAAAGATCAATTGATGGTGAAAATAGAAGCAGCTCGAAATGGTAAATCTTGGGATGAGATTGACTCCAGTTCAAGCCAG GAATGTGACCTGATGAAATCTTATGTTTCAAAGATCCATGATTTGGAAGAAGAACTGCTGCGCTTGAAAAATTTGAATGTGAAATCAAGCAATTTTCCTGATTGGGCTGATTCAGATGATCTCGAGTTCCAGTCAAAGAGTGGTTTATTTGCAGGTGGCAATGAGTATTCTTCTGATTGTGATGTCAAACCTGTTGGTATAACAG ATGATGTGGAAACGGTGGATGTTCGTGAAAAGGAGTTAGAACACTCTTCTGCTCAAGAAAAATTGGACAGGGAACTCAAAGAATTGGACAAGAAACTTGAACAAAAGGAG gctGAAATGAAACTGGTTAACAATGCTTCAGTTCTCAAGCAACATTATGAAAAGAAACTTCTTGAGTTGGAACATGAGAAAAAATATTTACAG AGAGAAATTGAAGAACTCAAATCCACCTCTGGTGATAGCACTCACAAACTAAAagaagaatatcttcaaaaattaAACGCACTTGAATCACAg GTCTCTGAGCTGAAGAAGAAACAGGATGCTCAAGCTCATCTGTTGAGACAAAAACAGAAAGGTGATGAAGCTGCAAAGAAACTGCAGGATGAGATCCAAAGAATTAAATCTCAAAAG GTTCAACTGCAACATAAAATTAAGCAAGAATCTGAACAATTTAGGTTATGGAAAGCTTCTCGTGAAAAGGAAGTTCTCCAG CTTAAAAAAGAGGGGAGAAAGAACGAATATGAAAGACATAAGCTGTTAGCGTTGAATCAGAGAACAAAGATG GTGTTGCAAAGGAAGACAGAAGAAGCATCCTTGGCTacaaaaaggctaaaagaacttttgGAATCTCGGAAGGCCTCCTCACGTGAAACTG GCATCAGTGGTCCAGGAATTCAG gcTTTGATGAAGGCAATAGAGCATGAACTTGAAGTTACTGTCCGAGTGCATGAAGTGCGTTCAGAGTATCAACGTCAAATGGAAGT GAGGGCTGAAATGGCCAAGGAGAGTGCCCGGTTAAAAGAAGAAGCAGAGACGATGAAGCTAAACAATCCAAG TGGTGTATCAATGTCACCTGCTGCAAGAAGTTCAAGGATTTTTGCCCTTGATAATATGCTTGCTACTTCTTCTACAACACTAGTTTCTATGGCATCTCaattatcagaagctgaagagcGGGAGAGAGTTTTCAGTGGCAAGGGACGTTGGAACCAAGTCCGGTCCCTTGCTGATGCCAAGAATTTGATGAACTATTTATTCAATCTTGCATCTACCTCTAG GTGTTCTTTGCGAGAAAAAGAATTTATCTGCAGAGATAAGGACATGGAAATAAGTTATCTAAAGGAGAAAATAGTTAGTCTAAGAGGTTCAATTGAACAGTTGAAAATGCAGAGGGATGGACTTGatcatcaattgaatttgatg AGGTCAGATTCTATGCGAAATTCAGGATATTATGTTGGAGGACATCCTTATGACTTGCGCAAGCTG GAAAATCGGCGATCTACCATTGAGGATATGGAAATATATATGGAAATATcagatgaagatgaagttgcaGATGCAACAGATGATGAATGGACAGAGTCTGCGAAACCGAACGgtaagaaaagaaaatctaaaAGCGGCGAACATTCAACCATCGAAAAAAATCATTCAAATGTAAGTTCGGATGATGTCAAAGATATTTCAACAGAAGCACCCGATGCTCCATCAGTAAAAACTGCATCAGATGTTTGCTGCTCGTGTAGCAAATCCTCTTCTTGCAAAACATCAAAATGCATGTGCAGGGCTACTGGAGTTGGTTGTGGAAGTTCTTGCAGTTGCCGGGAATCCAAGTGTGCAAACAGGGGGGGATCTAGCTCCAATGAGCTGCAGCAAGTGACTGAAAATGATTCCGGCAGCGACGAAGCAAATAAAAACCGCCTTCTTGCTACTCAAGGTGCTGAGTTGCTTCAGGGTGCATTGATTGAGGGGCCTCCTGAAACCAAGAATGGTAATGCGCCAAGAAAAGCTCTCTCTGACATTGGAAATGCACTG CCAAAATCAAATGCAACGAAGGGTAACGAGAGAAAGAAATGGCGGAACTCCTCAGTGGTTCTTGTTACAGAACCACCACCATCTTCCTCGCTGCCAGGTGATTCAGATGTCCCCAAGAAAGAGAAGACTAACATAAGTGAAGCAAATGTATATGTGGATATACCACAGAAAATGCATCCTCCTAAATTTGAAAATGCTTCAATGCCCCCAAAGCCGGAGGTTAATGACACGAAAATACCTTTGAGAATACCACGGGCCATGCAAAAGCAAGGGTCATTAAGTACAATCCTTCCATTGGGGGATAGGAATGCTAGTAAGCAAGATGAATCAATAAAAAAGGAGCCAGAAGTTGATGCTACAATTCCAATTCGTCAAAAAAGAACATTTGCAAAAGAGAACAATGAGCTCTGA
- the LOC131620670 gene encoding kinesin-like protein KIN-4C isoform X1, with protein sequence MEHTETSAKNPDSTQCVRVAVNIRPLITAELLHGCTNCITVPPGEPQVQIGTHAFTYDFVYGSTGSPSSAIYDDCVAPLVDALFHGYNATVLAYGQTGSGKTYTMGTNYNGEDSAGGVIPQVMRTIFNRVKDIKDESSELLIRVSFIEIFKEEVYDLLDPNSSKGELAGNAKFSGPARVPIQIRETYSGGITLAGVTEPEVKTKEEMSSYLSRGSMSRATGSTNMNSQSSRSHAIFTITMEQKNGDDVLCAKLHLVDLAGSERAKRTGADGMRLKEGIHINKGLLTLGNVISALGDEKKRKEGGHVPYRDSKLTRLLQDSLGGNSKTVMIACVSPADTNVEETLNTLKYANRARNIQNKAIINRDPMGAQQQRLQSRIDQLEAELLCFKGLGGGPFEEIQILKHKVSLLEASNAELQRELHARGQICESLKQRACDAQVEKDQLMVKIEAARNGKSWDEIDSSSSQECDLMKSYVSKIHDLEEELLRLKNLNVKSSNFPDWADSDDLEFQSKSGLFAGGNEYSSDCDVKPVGITDDVETVDVREKELEHSSAQEKLDRELKELDKKLEQKEAEMKLVNNASVLKQHYEKKLLELEHEKKYLQREIEELKSTSGDSTHKLKEEYLQKLNALESQVSELKKKQDAQAHLLRQKQKGDEAAKKLQDEIQRIKSQKVQLQHKIKQESEQFRLWKASREKEVLQLKKEGRKNEYERHKLLALNQRTKMVLQRKTEEASLATKRLKELLESRKASSRETGGISGPGIQALMKAIEHELEVTVRVHEVRSEYQRQMEVRAEMAKESARLKEEAETMKLNNPSGVSMSPAARSSRIFALDNMLATSSTTLVSMASQLSEAEERERVFSGKGRWNQVRSLADAKNLMNYLFNLASTSRCSLREKEFICRDKDMEISYLKEKIVSLRGSIEQLKMQRDGLDHQLNLMRSDSMRNSGYYVGGHPYDLRKLENRRSTIEDMEIYMEISDEDEVADATDDEWTESAKPNGKKRKSKSGEHSTIEKNHSNVSSDDVKDISTEAPDAPSVKTASDVCCSCSKSSSCKTSKCMCRATGVGCGSSCSCRESKCANRGGSSSNELQQVTENDSGSDEANKNRLLATQGAELLQGALIEGPPETKNGNAPRKALSDIGNALPKSNATKGNERKKWRNSSVVLVTEPPPSSSLPGDSDVPKKEKTNISEANVYVDIPQKMHPPKFENASMPPKPEVNDTKIPLRIPRAMQKQGSLSTILPLGDRNASKQDESIKKEPEVDATIPIRQKRTFAKENNEL encoded by the exons ATGGAGCACACTGAAACGAGCGCCAAGAATCCAGATTCAACGCAATGCGTTCGAGTCGCGGTGAACATTCGACCTCTTATTACGGCTGAACTTCTTCACGGATGCACCAATTGCATCACTGTTCCTCCCGGTGAACCTCAG GTGCAAATTGGGACACATGCGTTTACCTATGATTTTGTGTATGGTAGTACGGGATCTCCATCTTCAGCCATATATGATGACTGTGTGGCTCCGCTAGTTGATGCGCTGTTTCATGGATACAATGCGACTGTTCTTGCTTATGGCCAG ACTGGATCTGGTAAGACCTACACGATGGGAACGAATTATAATGGAGAGGATAGTGCTGGTGGAGTTATACCCCAGGTGATGAGAACAATATTCAACCGGGTTAAGGATATCAAAGACGAGTCATCTGAGCTTTTAATCCGGGTATCTTTTATTGAG aTTTTCAAGGAAGAGGTATATGATCTGCTGGATCCTAATTCTTCTAAAGGAGAATTAGCTGGAAATGCGAAGTTTTCCGGGCCAGCTAGAGTTCCAATTCAAATTAGGGAGACTTATAGTGGGGGGATAACCCTGGCTGGTGTGACAGAGCCAGAAGTCAAGACTAAAGAAGAAATGTCTTCTTATCTATCTCGTGGTTCCATGTCACGTGCAACCGGGAGTACAAACATGAACAGTCAGTCAAG TCGTTCACATGCAATATTCACCATCACAATGGAACAGAAGAATGGTGACGATGTCTTATGTGCAAAGTTACATCTAGTTGATCTTGCTGGTTCTGAACGAGCAAAAAGAACTGGGGCAGATGGAATGAGATTAAAAGAAG GAATTCATATCAACAAGGGATTGTTGACTCTTGGAAATGTAATAAGTGCGCTGGGGGATGAAAAAAAACGAAAAGAAGGAGGTCACGTACCGTACAGAGATAGCAAGTTAACACGACTATTGCAG GATTCTCTTGGAGGGAACAGCAAAACGGTGATGATAG CTTGTGTTAGTCCCGCAGACACCAATGTTGAAGAGACATTGAATACATTAAAGTATGCAAATCGCGCGCGAAACATACAGAACAAGGCAATT ATTAATCGTGATCCAATGGGCGCCCAGCAGCAAAGACTGCAAAGCCGTATTGACCAATTAGAGGCTGAACTTCTATGTTTTAAAGGTCTTGGTGGTGGACCATTTGAGGAAATTCAG ATCCTCAAACACAAGGTATCCTTACTCGAAGCAAGCAATGCAGAGCTACAGCGCGAGCTTCATGCACGTGGACAAATCTGTGAGAGTTTAAAACAGCGTGCCTGTGATGCTCAG GTGGAGAAAGATCAATTGATGGTGAAAATAGAAGCAGCTCGAAATGGTAAATCTTGGGATGAGATTGACTCCAGTTCAAGCCAG GAATGTGACCTGATGAAATCTTATGTTTCAAAGATCCATGATTTGGAAGAAGAACTGCTGCGCTTGAAAAATTTGAATGTGAAATCAAGCAATTTTCCTGATTGGGCTGATTCAGATGATCTCGAGTTCCAGTCAAAGAGTGGTTTATTTGCAGGTGGCAATGAGTATTCTTCTGATTGTGATGTCAAACCTGTTGGTATAACAG ATGATGTGGAAACGGTGGATGTTCGTGAAAAGGAGTTAGAACACTCTTCTGCTCAAGAAAAATTGGACAGGGAACTCAAAGAATTGGACAAGAAACTTGAACAAAAGGAG gctGAAATGAAACTGGTTAACAATGCTTCAGTTCTCAAGCAACATTATGAAAAGAAACTTCTTGAGTTGGAACATGAGAAAAAATATTTACAG AGAGAAATTGAAGAACTCAAATCCACCTCTGGTGATAGCACTCACAAACTAAAagaagaatatcttcaaaaattaAACGCACTTGAATCACAg GTCTCTGAGCTGAAGAAGAAACAGGATGCTCAAGCTCATCTGTTGAGACAAAAACAGAAAGGTGATGAAGCTGCAAAGAAACTGCAGGATGAGATCCAAAGAATTAAATCTCAAAAG GTTCAACTGCAACATAAAATTAAGCAAGAATCTGAACAATTTAGGTTATGGAAAGCTTCTCGTGAAAAGGAAGTTCTCCAG CTTAAAAAAGAGGGGAGAAAGAACGAATATGAAAGACATAAGCTGTTAGCGTTGAATCAGAGAACAAAGATG GTGTTGCAAAGGAAGACAGAAGAAGCATCCTTGGCTacaaaaaggctaaaagaacttttgGAATCTCGGAAGGCCTCCTCACGTGAAACTGGTG GCATCAGTGGTCCAGGAATTCAG gcTTTGATGAAGGCAATAGAGCATGAACTTGAAGTTACTGTCCGAGTGCATGAAGTGCGTTCAGAGTATCAACGTCAAATGGAAGT GAGGGCTGAAATGGCCAAGGAGAGTGCCCGGTTAAAAGAAGAAGCAGAGACGATGAAGCTAAACAATCCAAG TGGTGTATCAATGTCACCTGCTGCAAGAAGTTCAAGGATTTTTGCCCTTGATAATATGCTTGCTACTTCTTCTACAACACTAGTTTCTATGGCATCTCaattatcagaagctgaagagcGGGAGAGAGTTTTCAGTGGCAAGGGACGTTGGAACCAAGTCCGGTCCCTTGCTGATGCCAAGAATTTGATGAACTATTTATTCAATCTTGCATCTACCTCTAG GTGTTCTTTGCGAGAAAAAGAATTTATCTGCAGAGATAAGGACATGGAAATAAGTTATCTAAAGGAGAAAATAGTTAGTCTAAGAGGTTCAATTGAACAGTTGAAAATGCAGAGGGATGGACTTGatcatcaattgaatttgatg AGGTCAGATTCTATGCGAAATTCAGGATATTATGTTGGAGGACATCCTTATGACTTGCGCAAGCTG GAAAATCGGCGATCTACCATTGAGGATATGGAAATATATATGGAAATATcagatgaagatgaagttgcaGATGCAACAGATGATGAATGGACAGAGTCTGCGAAACCGAACGgtaagaaaagaaaatctaaaAGCGGCGAACATTCAACCATCGAAAAAAATCATTCAAATGTAAGTTCGGATGATGTCAAAGATATTTCAACAGAAGCACCCGATGCTCCATCAGTAAAAACTGCATCAGATGTTTGCTGCTCGTGTAGCAAATCCTCTTCTTGCAAAACATCAAAATGCATGTGCAGGGCTACTGGAGTTGGTTGTGGAAGTTCTTGCAGTTGCCGGGAATCCAAGTGTGCAAACAGGGGGGGATCTAGCTCCAATGAGCTGCAGCAAGTGACTGAAAATGATTCCGGCAGCGACGAAGCAAATAAAAACCGCCTTCTTGCTACTCAAGGTGCTGAGTTGCTTCAGGGTGCATTGATTGAGGGGCCTCCTGAAACCAAGAATGGTAATGCGCCAAGAAAAGCTCTCTCTGACATTGGAAATGCACTG CCAAAATCAAATGCAACGAAGGGTAACGAGAGAAAGAAATGGCGGAACTCCTCAGTGGTTCTTGTTACAGAACCACCACCATCTTCCTCGCTGCCAGGTGATTCAGATGTCCCCAAGAAAGAGAAGACTAACATAAGTGAAGCAAATGTATATGTGGATATACCACAGAAAATGCATCCTCCTAAATTTGAAAATGCTTCAATGCCCCCAAAGCCGGAGGTTAATGACACGAAAATACCTTTGAGAATACCACGGGCCATGCAAAAGCAAGGGTCATTAAGTACAATCCTTCCATTGGGGGATAGGAATGCTAGTAAGCAAGATGAATCAATAAAAAAGGAGCCAGAAGTTGATGCTACAATTCCAATTCGTCAAAAAAGAACATTTGCAAAAGAGAACAATGAGCTCTGA